The nucleotide sequence TGTCAGCTCTCGATTTTATACATAACGGCAAGGATAAAATAGGCAATACCGCCCAAATTGGAGGTATTGAAACCTCTGTGCTCGATAATGGATTGGGACGTGGTAGCCGTATTGCATGGATCAATACGGGAACCGGACTTCGGTACAAGCTCGTAATTGACCGCGGAATGGACATTGCCGATGCCTTTTACAAAGAGCATAGCTTGGCTTGGCTAAGCCATACCGGCGTTGTTCCGCCCGAGCGTTTTTCCGATAAGGGAATGGGGTGGATCCGCAATTTTGGAGGGGGACTTCTAACTACATGCGGATTATCGCATGTGGGCGGACCGGAGGAAGATGGGTATGGGGCTAGGGGACTGCACGGCCTGATCAGTAATACGCCTGCCGAGATTATATCGATCGTCCAACCCGATCCGGCTGCCGGAAAAATGGAAATGAGCATTACCGGTATAATTAGAGAAACCCAAGTATTTGGTCCGTCATTGGAGTTGAAACGAACCATTTCGGGCCAATTGGGCGAAGCAAAGATCAGTATTCACGATGAGGTCATAAACCGCGGGAACCAAAAAGTGCCACATATGATTTTGTACCATGTGAATTTTGGTTGGCCCCTGATAGACGAAGGAACGGATTTGTTATGGAAGGGAGATTGGCAATCGCCTACCCCTGATGCTGAAGGAAAAATATTTAAAGACGGAATAAACTTCCGCAAATGCCCGGCTCCCATGGAAGCACATTCGGGTACGGGGGAAGACGTGGCCTTTATCGATGTAGAATCCGATGCTTCCGGAAATGCCAATTGTGGTATCTATAACAAAAAGTTAGGTTTGGCCGTGGCACTTCGCTTTCCTAAAGAACAACTGCCCTGGTTGATCAATTGGCAGCACTGGGGAAAGAACGAATACGTGACCGCTCTGGAACCGGCTACAAATCCGCCCATAGGCCAGAAAAGGGCTAGGGAAGAAGGGAGCCTGATTTTTTTATCGCCGAATGAAAGCAGGAGCTATACACTGGAATTGGAAGTGCTGGCGCCCGAAAAAATAGAATCATTTATAACATCCTTTTTATAAAATAAACATTGAACAATATGGCAAATTCATTAGCTGAAAAGGCATTGGAACAAGGACAGGGAATTTTACGATTGGCGCCGACATGGGTACCGCGGTCTTTCTGTGTTCCTGGTAGAAGAATAAAATTGCACCCAGACGATTACTACGTCTTAGGAGGTGAACGAGGCGGGATCGATGAACGTTGGTTTTCTTCTACGACCCCTGCGGAGAACGGTCCCTTGACGGGTAAGAACGAAGGCCTTAGCCAAGTTGTTCTCGAAGATGGCGGAAAGGAAGTACAGATTCTTCTCAAAGATGTAGTTGATGAGTTAAAGGGAGAGATTATAGGTGATCGCTTGTGGAACGAGTATGAGAGCTGGCCTATGTATTCCAAGTTTTTTGACAATATGGGCCCCTTGCCGCATCACATTCATCACAACGATGAACATGCCGCGAAAATCGGACAAAAAGGAAAGCCTGAAGCCTATTATTTTCCACCTCAAGTAAACAACCATGGCGGGGACTTTCCGTATACCTTCTTCGGTATAACGCCGGGGACGACCAAGGAAGAAATAAAGGAATGTTTGATGAATTTTTCTAAAGGGGACAATAAGATCACCAATTTTTCGTCGGCTTTTAGGTTAGAGCCCGGAACAGGATGGGATGTGCCACCAGGAATGCTCCATGCACCGGGAAGCATGTGTACTTACGAGCCGCAAAAGGCTTCCGATGTTTTTGCCATGTACCAATCTTTGGTAAACGAGGCTATTATTCCAGAAGAGCTATTGTGGAACGGAACGCCAAAAGATAGAATGGGCGATTATGACCAGTTGATGGAAGTTATAGATTGGGAGTTGAACACGGATCCGAATATGTTGGAAACCCGTTTTATGAGACCTGTTCCCGTAAAGC is from Zobellia galactanivorans and encodes:
- a CDS encoding aldose 1-epimerase family protein codes for the protein MSALDFIHNGKDKIGNTAQIGGIETSVLDNGLGRGSRIAWINTGTGLRYKLVIDRGMDIADAFYKEHSLAWLSHTGVVPPERFSDKGMGWIRNFGGGLLTTCGLSHVGGPEEDGYGARGLHGLISNTPAEIISIVQPDPAAGKMEMSITGIIRETQVFGPSLELKRTISGQLGEAKISIHDEVINRGNQKVPHMILYHVNFGWPLIDEGTDLLWKGDWQSPTPDAEGKIFKDGINFRKCPAPMEAHSGTGEDVAFIDVESDASGNANCGIYNKKLGLAVALRFPKEQLPWLINWQHWGKNEYVTALEPATNPPIGQKRAREEGSLIFLSPNESRSYTLELEVLAPEKIESFITSFL
- a CDS encoding class I mannose-6-phosphate isomerase; the protein is MANSLAEKALEQGQGILRLAPTWVPRSFCVPGRRIKLHPDDYYVLGGERGGIDERWFSSTTPAENGPLTGKNEGLSQVVLEDGGKEVQILLKDVVDELKGEIIGDRLWNEYESWPMYSKFFDNMGPLPHHIHHNDEHAAKIGQKGKPEAYYFPPQVNNHGGDFPYTFFGITPGTTKEEIKECLMNFSKGDNKITNFSSAFRLEPGTGWDVPPGMLHAPGSMCTYEPQKASDVFAMYQSLVNEAIIPEELLWNGTPKDRMGDYDQLMEVIDWELNTDPNMLETRFMRPVPVKPLEEMEAEGYVDKWICYRSEAFSAKELTVLPGQTVTIKDSACYGMIMMQGHGKMGVWDIETPSLIRYGQLTHDEYFVTEKAAKTGVTIVNHSKTDPIVMLKHFGPKNPDLKL